The Candidatus Dechloromonas phosphoritropha genome includes a region encoding these proteins:
- the mfd gene encoding transcription-repair coupling factor, giving the protein MPVARPLLSLPALPKPGARVDLPPLAGSADALALAELASQSKGRLLAVVTASAADAQRLLEEIPWFAPGLKVRLLPDWETLPYDHFSPHQDLVSERLATLWAALQGDLEILLVPASTAVNRLAPPEFMAAYTFEFRKGQKLDADKFRSQVTLAGYAHVTQVVSPGEYSIRGGLIDLFPMGSQLPYRLDLFDDEIESIKTFDVDTQRTVYPVPEVRLLPAREFPLDDKGRTHFRQAFRERFEGDPAKSGIYKDISTGIASAGIEYYLPLFFDETASLFDYLPPDALFVTHGDAPGAIAAFWSDTRSRYNLLQGDKARPLLAPEELFLTDEAFFSAAKSYGRLAIPAKNESSAGKLLNLAVDRRSDNPLGALKSHLASFGGRILLLAETAGRRETLAAMFAEHGIKPEANADFAGFVGSDAKLALGIGPLQTGFALDQLAFITETELFAGSPRRTRREAARKATFDNWLKDLTELKVGDPVVHESHGIARYRGLVRMDLGLGEQEFLELHYANEAKLFVPVAQLHVISRYSGADPENAPLHTLGSGQWEKAKRKAAEQARDTAAELLALYAARAARQGHAFSFSENDYEAFADGFGFEETHDQAQAIAAVIEDMRSGKPMDRLVCGDVGFGKTEVALRAAFGAVAGGKQVAVLCPTTLLCEQHYQTFVDRFADWPVKIAEISRFKTAKESAQALRELAEGKIDIIIGTHKLIGKDVRFKQLGLVVIDEEHRFGVRQKEILKSMRAEVDVLTLTATPIPRTLAMSMEGLRDFSVIATAPQKRLAIKTFVSNFSDGIIREAVLRELKRGGQVYFLHNEVDTIANMRDKLEKLVPEARIVIGHGQMNERELERVMRDFTGQRANVLLCTTIIETGIDNPHANTILINRAEKFGLAQLHQLRGRVGRSHHQAYAYLLVQDAKAVTRQARMRLEAIQGMEELGSGFFLAMHDLEIRGAGEVLGDNQSGEMQEVGFNLYTDMLNRAVAALKQGKHLDAVDLTQPLGTGTEINLRTPALLPDAYCPDVHERLTLYKRLANCDSADELDALQEELIDRFGQLPLQGQSLLATHRLRLLVKPLCIQKLDASVDQITLQFGPEFAKLAPIDPIRIINLIQKNRSYKLAGQDKISFLRHCPTLNDKVAAVKDMIRQLSQ; this is encoded by the coding sequence GTGCCCGTTGCCCGCCCGCTGCTTTCCCTCCCCGCCCTGCCCAAGCCCGGCGCCCGCGTCGATCTGCCACCGTTGGCCGGTTCCGCCGATGCCCTGGCATTGGCCGAACTGGCCAGTCAAAGCAAGGGCCGCCTGCTCGCCGTCGTTACCGCCAGCGCTGCCGACGCCCAGCGCCTGCTGGAGGAAATCCCGTGGTTTGCGCCCGGCCTCAAGGTGCGCCTGCTGCCGGACTGGGAAACCCTGCCCTACGATCATTTCTCGCCGCATCAGGATCTCGTTTCCGAGCGCCTGGCCACGCTGTGGGCTGCCTTGCAGGGCGATCTGGAAATCCTGCTCGTTCCGGCGTCGACCGCAGTCAATCGGCTGGCGCCGCCGGAATTCATGGCGGCCTATACCTTCGAGTTCAGGAAGGGCCAGAAACTCGATGCCGACAAGTTTCGCAGTCAGGTCACGCTGGCCGGCTACGCACATGTGACGCAGGTCGTGTCGCCCGGCGAATACTCGATTCGCGGCGGCCTGATCGACCTCTTTCCGATGGGCTCGCAACTGCCCTACCGGCTCGACCTGTTCGACGACGAGATCGAAAGCATCAAGACCTTCGACGTTGATACCCAGCGCACCGTTTATCCGGTGCCGGAAGTGCGCCTGCTGCCGGCCCGCGAGTTCCCACTCGACGACAAGGGGCGCACACATTTCCGTCAGGCGTTCCGCGAGAGATTCGAGGGCGATCCGGCAAAATCCGGTATCTACAAGGATATCTCGACCGGTATCGCCAGCGCCGGCATCGAGTATTACCTGCCGCTGTTTTTCGACGAAACCGCCAGCCTCTTTGACTACCTGCCGCCGGATGCGCTGTTCGTCACGCATGGCGATGCGCCGGGCGCGATTGCCGCCTTCTGGAGCGATACCCGCTCTCGCTACAACCTGCTGCAAGGCGATAAGGCACGGCCACTGCTGGCGCCGGAAGAATTGTTCCTGACCGACGAAGCCTTCTTCAGTGCCGCAAAATCCTACGGTCGACTGGCAATTCCGGCCAAAAATGAAAGCTCCGCCGGAAAACTGCTCAATCTTGCGGTCGACCGCCGCAGCGACAACCCGCTCGGCGCGCTGAAAAGCCATCTCGCCAGTTTTGGCGGTCGCATACTGCTGCTCGCCGAAACCGCCGGCCGGCGCGAAACGCTGGCCGCAATGTTTGCCGAGCACGGCATCAAGCCCGAAGCCAACGCCGATTTTGCCGGATTTGTCGGCAGCGATGCCAAACTGGCGCTCGGTATCGGCCCGCTGCAAACCGGTTTTGCGCTCGACCAACTGGCGTTCATCACCGAAACCGAGTTGTTCGCCGGCAGCCCGCGCCGCACCCGGCGTGAAGCGGCACGCAAGGCCACTTTCGACAACTGGCTGAAGGATCTGACCGAACTCAAGGTCGGCGACCCGGTCGTCCATGAAAGCCATGGCATCGCCCGCTACCGTGGGTTGGTGCGCATGGACCTTGGTCTCGGCGAACAGGAATTCCTCGAACTGCACTACGCCAACGAGGCCAAGCTCTTCGTGCCGGTGGCCCAATTGCATGTGATCTCGCGCTATTCCGGCGCCGACCCGGAAAACGCCCCGCTGCACACCCTCGGTTCCGGTCAGTGGGAAAAGGCCAAGCGCAAGGCCGCCGAGCAGGCGCGTGACACCGCCGCCGAACTGCTCGCGTTGTATGCCGCCCGTGCCGCCCGTCAGGGCCACGCCTTCAGTTTTTCGGAAAACGATTACGAAGCCTTCGCCGACGGTTTTGGCTTCGAGGAAACCCATGATCAGGCGCAAGCCATCGCTGCCGTCATCGAAGACATGCGCTCCGGCAAGCCGATGGATCGCCTGGTCTGCGGCGATGTCGGCTTCGGCAAGACCGAAGTCGCACTGCGTGCCGCCTTCGGCGCGGTGGCCGGCGGCAAGCAGGTTGCCGTGCTCTGTCCGACCACCCTGCTCTGCGAACAGCATTACCAGACCTTCGTCGACCGCTTCGCCGACTGGCCGGTGAAAATCGCCGAAATCTCGCGCTTCAAGACCGCCAAGGAATCGGCGCAGGCGCTGCGGGAACTGGCCGAGGGCAAGATCGACATCATCATCGGCACCCACAAGCTGATCGGCAAGGACGTCCGCTTCAAGCAACTCGGGCTGGTCGTCATCGACGAGGAACACCGCTTCGGCGTGCGCCAGAAGGAAATCCTGAAATCGATGCGCGCCGAGGTCGACGTCCTGACCCTGACGGCGACGCCGATTCCGCGCACGCTGGCAATGTCGATGGAAGGGCTGCGCGATTTCTCGGTGATCGCCACCGCACCGCAGAAGCGCCTGGCGATCAAGACTTTCGTCAGCAACTTCTCCGACGGTATCATCCGCGAGGCGGTGCTGCGCGAACTGAAGCGCGGCGGCCAGGTGTATTTCCTGCACAACGAAGTCGACACGATCGCCAACATGCGCGACAAGCTGGAAAAGCTGGTGCCGGAAGCGCGCATCGTCATCGGCCACGGTCAGATGAACGAGCGCGAACTCGAGCGCGTCATGCGCGACTTCACCGGCCAGCGCGCCAACGTCCTGCTGTGCACGACCATCATCGAAACCGGCATCGACAACCCGCACGCCAACACCATCCTGATCAACCGCGCTGAGAAGTTCGGTCTGGCACAATTGCATCAACTGCGCGGCCGCGTCGGCCGCTCGCACCACCAGGCCTATGCCTACCTGCTGGTACAGGACGCGAAGGCGGTGACCAGGCAGGCAAGAATGCGTCTGGAGGCGATTCAGGGCATGGAAGAACTCGGCTCCGGCTTCTTCCTCGCCATGCACGACCTCGAAATCCGTGGCGCCGGCGAAGTGCTGGGCGACAACCAGTCCGGCGAGATGCAAGAAGTCGGCTTCAATCTGTACACCGACATGCTCAACCGCGCCGTCGCCGCGCTCAAGCAGGGCAAGCACCTCGACGCTGTCGACCTCACCCAGCCGCTGGGAACCGGTACCGAGATCAACCTGCGCACGCCGGCCCTGCTGCCCGACGCTTACTGCCCCGACGTCCATGAGCGCCTGACACTGTACAAGCGCCTGGCCAATTGCGACAGCGCCGACGAACTCGACGCGCTGCAGGAGGAACTGATCGACCGCTTCGGCCAACTGCCGCTCCAGGGTCAGTCGCTGCTGGCAACGCACCGCCTGCGCCTGCTGGTCAAGCCGCTGTGCATCCAGAAGCTCGACGCCTCGGTCGACCAGATCACACTTCAGTTCGGTCCGGAATTCGCAAAACTGGCGCCTATCGACCCGATCAGGATTATCAATTTGATCCAGAAGAACCGCAGCTATAAGCTGGCCGGACAGGATAAAATTTCATTTTTGCGCCATTGCCCGACCTTGAACGACAAGGTCGCCGCCGTCAAAGACATGATTCGCCAACTGAGCCAGTAA
- a CDS encoding 3-deoxy-7-phosphoheptulonate synthase: protein MSTIDIENVNVTAFDTMPTPEDIHSRLPLSLAAAHTVMHGRATLRGILERTDPRLFVVVGPCSIHDPVAGLDYARRLKALADEVGDTLQLIMRVYFEKPRTTVGWKGYINDPFMDDSFRVDVGMEKARQFLLDVAELGLPTGTEALDPISPQYYGDLITWTAIGARTAESQTHREMSSGLSTPVGFKNGTSGDLGVAVNAILSASKPHSFLGINGQGRVAVVRTRGNRHGHIVLRGGDGRPNYDTVSIAMVEQALTKAGLPNNIVVDCSHANSFKKPELQPLVMADIVNQVRLGNKSLIGVMIESNIEAGNQPIPVDLSQLRYGCSVTDACVDWDTTEKMIRDAAVLLRDVLPERMA, encoded by the coding sequence ATGAGCACCATCGACATCGAAAACGTCAACGTCACCGCCTTCGACACCATGCCGACGCCGGAGGATATCCACAGCCGCCTGCCGCTGTCGCTGGCCGCCGCACACACCGTCATGCATGGCCGCGCCACGCTGCGCGGCATTCTCGAGCGCACGGACCCGCGCCTCTTCGTCGTCGTCGGCCCCTGCTCGATCCACGACCCGGTCGCCGGCCTCGATTACGCCCGCCGCCTCAAGGCGCTGGCCGACGAAGTCGGCGACACGCTGCAGCTGATCATGCGTGTCTATTTCGAAAAGCCGCGCACCACGGTGGGCTGGAAGGGCTACATCAACGACCCGTTCATGGACGACAGCTTCCGCGTCGACGTCGGCATGGAGAAAGCCCGCCAGTTCCTGCTCGACGTTGCCGAACTCGGCCTGCCGACCGGCACCGAGGCGCTCGACCCGATTTCGCCCCAGTATTATGGCGACCTGATCACGTGGACCGCGATCGGCGCCCGCACTGCCGAATCGCAGACCCACCGCGAAATGTCCTCCGGGCTGTCCACCCCGGTCGGCTTCAAGAACGGTACCAGCGGCGACCTCGGTGTCGCGGTCAATGCCATCCTGTCGGCCTCCAAGCCGCATTCCTTCCTCGGCATCAACGGCCAGGGCCGCGTTGCCGTCGTCCGTACCCGCGGCAACCGCCATGGCCACATCGTCCTGCGCGGCGGTGACGGCCGCCCGAACTACGACACCGTATCCATCGCGATGGTCGAGCAGGCGTTGACCAAGGCCGGGCTGCCAAACAACATCGTTGTCGACTGCTCGCACGCCAACAGCTTCAAGAAGCCGGAACTGCAGCCGCTGGTCATGGCCGACATCGTCAACCAGGTCCGCCTCGGCAACAAGTCGCTGATCGGCGTCATGATCGAGTCCAATATCGAAGCCGGCAACCAGCCGATCCCCGTCGACCTCAGCCAGCTCCGTTACGGCTGCTCGGTTACCGACGCCTGCGTCGACTGGGATACCACCGAGAAAATGATCCGCGACGCCGCCGTGCTGCTGCGCGACGTGCTGCCGGAACGGATGGCCTGA
- a CDS encoding DUF2442 domain-containing protein, with amino-acid sequence MPSQTTAQENSAAGVIPAAPWRIQAVSVLPDHRLALTFRDGSSGIAALSAIKTSTNPGIYAPLASADFFAQVRIELGVLIWPNGADLDPAWLHDSLTTEKTWAFPF; translated from the coding sequence ATGCCAAGCCAGACAACAGCCCAGGAAAATTCGGCCGCTGGAGTAATTCCTGCCGCGCCATGGCGTATCCAGGCTGTTTCAGTCCTGCCGGATCATCGGCTCGCCCTGACCTTCCGCGACGGCTCGTCAGGCATTGCCGCTCTTTCAGCGATAAAAACAAGCACGAACCCCGGCATCTACGCTCCTCTGGCTAGTGCAGATTTTTTCGCACAGGTCCGGATTGAACTTGGCGTACTCATCTGGCCTAATGGCGCAGACCTTGATCCGGCCTGGCTGCATGACAGCCTGACCACCGAAAAAACATGGGCTTTCCCCTTTTAA
- a CDS encoding twin-arginine translocation signal domain-containing protein gives MCESDKNHPEQCVHLPSRRAFVKASTAAAAAGLLGASGAHAADTTAKGPVAMALTKEARDKMTPDQILQKWKDGNLRFLEGRKIQRDFLAEARMTASGQFPAGVLLSCIDSRAPAEILFNLGMGDVFNARVAGNIDNPDILGSMEFTTKLAGAKVILVMGHSACGAVAGAIADAKLGNLTQLLAKIQPAIKATTYSGDRTAGNAAFVDAVARKNVELTMASIRKNSPVIAELEKAGTVKIAGAFYDLKTGAVDFFA, from the coding sequence ATGTGCGAATCCGATAAGAACCATCCGGAACAATGTGTGCATCTGCCTTCCCGGCGCGCCTTCGTCAAGGCATCCACGGCTGCGGCCGCCGCCGGGTTGCTCGGCGCCAGTGGTGCCCACGCGGCGGACACCACCGCCAAGGGCCCCGTGGCCATGGCGCTGACGAAAGAAGCGCGCGACAAGATGACGCCGGACCAGATCCTCCAGAAATGGAAGGACGGCAACCTTCGCTTCCTTGAGGGGCGCAAGATCCAGCGCGATTTCCTCGCGGAAGCGCGCATGACGGCATCCGGTCAGTTTCCCGCAGGCGTATTGCTGAGCTGCATCGATTCGCGCGCGCCGGCCGAGATTCTGTTCAACCTGGGCATGGGCGACGTGTTCAACGCCCGGGTGGCCGGCAATATCGATAACCCCGACATTCTGGGTAGTATGGAGTTCACGACCAAGCTGGCCGGCGCCAAGGTCATCCTGGTGATGGGGCACTCGGCCTGTGGCGCGGTGGCAGGTGCCATTGCGGACGCCAAGCTGGGCAACCTCACGCAATTGCTCGCGAAGATCCAGCCAGCCATCAAGGCGACGACTTACAGCGGCGACCGCACGGCCGGCAACGCGGCATTCGTCGATGCGGTGGCGCGCAAGAACGTCGAACTGACCATGGCCAGCATCCGCAAGAACAGCCCGGTGATCGCCGAACTGGAAAAAGCCGGTACAGTCAAGATCGCGGGCGCATTTTACGACCTGAAGACGGGCGCCGTGGACTTTTTCGCCTAA
- a CDS encoding IS4 family transposase, with protein sequence MPTKPLHDKMLSHEDWPDSLPYSTHTGAYCRARQRMPTAMVSTLAGHTGQWLTAHAPAAWHWRGRPVRLVDGATVIMPDTEANQTDFPQPRSQQPGLGFPQCRLVGLICLGSGAVLNAAISACRGKGTDEQSLLRLQLDTLARGDVLLGDAFFATYFLLCALAERGVDAVFEQHGSRQRTTDFSLGQRLGERDHLRVLPKPAIKPGWMSQDDYAQAPTSLTVRELRAGGKTLVTTLLCPKQTSKDSIKRLYRDRWHVELDLRNIKTTLGMEQLSCQTPDMAVKEIWVYLLAYNLIRLMMARAALLSGCLPRQLSSKHTVQVWLAWAPHAFQGNITCPDELFALIARQIVGNRPGRIEPRAIKRRQNAYPLLTKPRSIARNIVRTQGHPKKLK encoded by the coding sequence ATGCCTACAAAACCGCTCCATGACAAGATGCTAAGTCACGAGGATTGGCCAGACTCACTCCCCTACAGCACCCATACGGGGGCCTACTGCCGCGCTCGCCAACGTATGCCAACGGCGATGGTCAGCACTTTGGCCGGTCACACAGGTCAATGGCTGACGGCCCACGCCCCAGCGGCTTGGCACTGGCGAGGTCGTCCGGTTCGCTTGGTTGATGGTGCCACTGTCATCATGCCTGATACCGAGGCCAATCAAACTGACTTTCCCCAGCCGCGAAGTCAGCAGCCTGGATTGGGGTTCCCGCAATGCCGACTTGTCGGCCTGATCTGCCTTGGCAGCGGTGCAGTGCTCAATGCCGCCATCAGCGCTTGTCGTGGCAAGGGAACCGATGAGCAGTCCTTGCTGCGCCTTCAGCTCGATACCTTGGCGCGTGGTGACGTGCTGTTGGGCGACGCCTTCTTTGCCACCTATTTCCTGCTGTGCGCCCTGGCCGAGCGTGGGGTGGATGCGGTCTTTGAACAGCATGGATCACGCCAACGTACCACCGATTTCAGCCTCGGCCAGCGCTTGGGGGAGCGAGATCACCTGCGGGTACTACCCAAGCCGGCTATCAAGCCAGGCTGGATGTCTCAGGATGATTACGCGCAGGCGCCGACGAGTCTGACCGTGCGCGAGCTTCGTGCCGGCGGCAAGACGCTGGTTACTACCTTGTTGTGCCCGAAGCAAACGTCCAAGGATTCCATCAAACGGCTGTACCGGGATCGCTGGCATGTCGAACTTGACCTGCGCAACATCAAGACTACCTTGGGTATGGAGCAACTGAGTTGCCAAACCCCCGACATGGCCGTGAAGGAGATCTGGGTCTATTTGCTCGCCTACAATTTGATCCGATTGATGATGGCGCGCGCAGCGCTGCTCAGCGGTTGCTTGCCCCGGCAGTTAAGCTCCAAGCATACGGTACAAGTTTGGCTCGCGTGGGCACCTCACGCCTTTCAGGGCAATATCACCTGCCCTGATGAACTCTTCGCACTCATCGCACGGCAAATCGTGGGCAATCGCCCCGGACGCATCGAACCTCGTGCCATCAAACGACGACAGAACGCCTACCCATTACTCACCAAGCCGCGCTCCATCGCTCGCAACATCGTCCGCACTCAGGGACATCCCAAAAAGCTTAAGTAA
- a CDS encoding IS4 family transposase, with protein sequence MCRPKYVNVLFRLADFIQSTAFREAARRDSRNFTRSRGLPFTDLIAFLLSGVRGAVQGELDAFFTLLARRTRLSRVVTASAFSKARSRLYANVFDPLNTELLRLVDEALPGQPLWQGLRVLAADASKVRLTLLNAEGKRCVREATLFGLFRPGIELFDSLILHSPLVGERQMLFERLDRIDRHDMLLLDRGYPGAWLVAALLHREIPFCMRCDSSSTFAAITQFMRSGQDDTVVTLPPPNCRDAVDYECPRQASTVRLIRQVTPAGKVRVLMTSLLDSAQYPAPAFADLYHRRWRIEEAFKRLKHRLSLEHTSGLTWLAACQDVGAKMLCDNLNALAVYLATEHLIAPDSPWRINRTLAFSHLRRLLPQVLTGRLRLTSRIVAALFSEIVLNLQKFIPNRNRPRPIRPKPHKSHAYKTAP encoded by the coding sequence ATATGCCGTCCTAAATATGTCAATGTGCTTTTCAGGCTTGCGGACTTCATTCAGAGCACAGCCTTTCGCGAAGCGGCTCGCCGTGATTCCCGGAATTTCACGCGCAGCCGTGGATTGCCCTTCACCGATCTGATCGCTTTCCTGCTCAGCGGTGTGCGTGGGGCCGTGCAGGGCGAACTCGATGCGTTCTTCACGCTGCTGGCGCGGCGAACCCGCTTGTCTCGGGTGGTGACCGCCAGTGCGTTCTCGAAGGCGCGTAGCCGCCTCTATGCGAATGTCTTCGATCCGCTCAACACAGAGTTGCTGCGGCTGGTCGATGAAGCCCTTCCCGGTCAGCCGCTCTGGCAGGGATTGCGGGTTCTGGCCGCCGATGCCTCCAAGGTTCGCTTGACCTTGCTCAACGCGGAGGGCAAGCGGTGTGTGCGCGAGGCGACGCTGTTCGGCTTGTTTCGTCCGGGCATCGAGTTGTTCGATTCGCTGATCCTGCACAGCCCCCTGGTTGGTGAGCGGCAGATGCTGTTCGAGCGCCTGGACCGGATTGACCGCCACGACATGCTGCTGCTCGACCGCGGTTACCCGGGCGCGTGGCTGGTGGCCGCCTTGCTGCATCGGGAGATTCCCTTTTGCATGCGCTGCGATTCGTCGTCGACCTTTGCCGCCATCACGCAGTTCATGCGCTCCGGCCAGGACGACACCGTGGTGACCCTGCCACCGCCGAATTGCCGGGATGCCGTCGATTATGAGTGTCCCCGCCAGGCCTCGACCGTGCGCCTGATCCGCCAAGTGACACCCGCCGGTAAGGTGCGCGTGCTCATGACGTCCTTGCTCGACAGTGCGCAGTATCCGGCGCCTGCATTCGCAGATCTCTATCATCGGCGCTGGCGCATCGAAGAGGCCTTCAAGCGCCTCAAGCATCGCCTGTCGCTTGAGCATACGTCTGGCTTGACCTGGCTCGCGGCCTGTCAGGACGTCGGCGCCAAGATGCTCTGCGACAACCTCAATGCGCTGGCGGTCTATCTGGCCACGGAGCACCTCATCGCCCCAGATTCGCCGTGGCGTATCAATCGCACCTTGGCTTTCTCGCATCTGCGCCGTCTGCTGCCCCAAGTGCTCACCGGCCGCCTTCGCTTGACCTCGCGCATCGTCGCCGCACTGTTCTCCGAGATTGTCCTGAACCTTCAAAAATTCATCCCCAACCGAAACCGACCGCGACCTATTCGACCCAAGCCACACAAGTCTCATGCCTACAAAACCGCTCCATGA
- a CDS encoding transposase, with product MRYPKELKQKVLSRMMAPGNETVSVLARAFNVTEATLYAWRRVPSPAPPVLD from the coding sequence GTGAGATATCCGAAGGAACTGAAGCAGAAAGTATTGTCGCGAATGATGGCGCCGGGGAATGAGACGGTGTCGGTGTTGGCGCGGGCGTTCAACGTAACAGAAGCGACACTGTATGCGTGGCGGCGGGTTCCGTCACCTGCGCCTCCAGTACTTGATTGA
- a CDS encoding PEP-CTERM sorting domain-containing protein gives MDHLFWNGIHPTTQGHELIARPALAEIPEPETLLLLAIGLIGIVVTWHQAAYAPSCHPSAPLRWRFFMLRALVGR, from the coding sequence ATGGACCACCTGTTCTGGAACGGCATCCACCCAACGACTCAGGGCCATGAGTTGATAGCACGGCCGGCGCTGGCCGAAATTCCCGAGCCCGAAACTCTGTTGTTGCTGGCCATCGGCCTGATCGGCATTGTCGTGACCTGGCACCAGGCGGCCTACGCGCCCAGTTGTCACCCATCAGCCCCGCTGCGGTGGCGCTTTTTTATGCTCCGCGCTCTTGTCGGGCGATAA
- a CDS encoding helix-turn-helix domain containing protein has translation MGRTSGRAALLLTDEQRSRLSELAASRTAPLREVERAGVLLKYAQGVSITEIQRQLGVSRPMIYKCIDKALAAGIQAGLKDAYHRPHAPEITEEAKAWVVSVACTKPREFGLAAELWSISALARHVAEQAAASGFPRLAGAGKSTVWRILDANHNSNPTRSPTIWRNGIPTSTGRCMRVTGNYAASSAPTSATRTKASAAGSERTVLSRPVA, from the coding sequence ATGGGGCGGACAAGCGGGCGAGCAGCACTGTTGCTGACAGACGAGCAGAGGTCCAGGTTGTCTGAATTGGCGGCGTCGCGAACGGCGCCGTTGCGCGAAGTGGAGCGTGCCGGCGTGCTGCTCAAATACGCGCAGGGCGTATCGATCACCGAGATTCAGCGGCAGTTGGGCGTCAGCCGGCCGATGATCTACAAATGCATCGACAAGGCGCTTGCGGCGGGCATTCAAGCCGGATTGAAGGATGCCTACCACCGGCCTCACGCCCCGGAGATTACTGAGGAGGCCAAGGCTTGGGTGGTCAGCGTAGCGTGCACCAAACCAAGGGAGTTTGGACTGGCTGCGGAGTTGTGGAGCATCTCGGCGCTGGCCCGCCATGTGGCCGAACAGGCAGCGGCATCGGGCTTCCCACGGCTTGCCGGTGCGGGCAAGAGCACGGTCTGGCGGATTCTTGATGCAAACCACAACTCAAACCCCACAAGATCACCTACTATCTGGAGAAACGGGATCCCGACTTCGACCGGAAGATGCATGAGGGTAACCGGCAACTACGCGGCGTCGAGCGCCCCTACTTCGGCAACGCGTACAAAGGCGAGCGCAGCGGGTTCTGAGCGAACAGTTCTTTCCAGACCCGTGGCGTGA
- the tnpB gene encoding IS66 family insertion sequence element accessory protein TnpB: MFFPEGQIRVQVYGQPVDLRKSFDGLYAITRHVLGQDPLSGQLFVFFNRRGTQVKVLYWDRSGFCLWAKRLEEGRFVANWDKVRTCEIDWTGLKLLLEGIEPGRRKKRYHASGAPIKTLQNSGLC, encoded by the coding sequence ATGTTTTTCCCTGAAGGCCAAATCCGCGTCCAAGTCTATGGCCAGCCGGTCGACCTGCGCAAATCCTTCGACGGTCTGTACGCGATCACCCGTCATGTCCTCGGTCAGGACCCGCTGAGCGGCCAGCTCTTCGTCTTCTTCAATCGCCGTGGCACTCAGGTGAAGGTGCTCTACTGGGATCGCAGCGGCTTCTGCCTGTGGGCCAAGCGTCTCGAAGAAGGCCGTTTCGTCGCCAACTGGGATAAAGTGCGCACGTGCGAAATCGACTGGACCGGTCTGAAACTGCTCCTCGAAGGGATCGAGCCGGGACGCCGGAAGAAGCGTTATCACGCCTCTGGAGCGCCCATAAAAACGCTTCAAAACAGCGGCTTGTGTTAA